The Algihabitans albus genome window below encodes:
- the purD gene encoding phosphoribosylamine--glycine ligase, translating to MKVLVVGGGGREHALCWAIAGSPLLDKLYCAPGNAGIAQVADCVDIAVDDLDALEDFAKLQDLDLVVVGPEAPLVAGLVNRLESAGIRAFGPRSEAAALEGSKGFMKDLCARHDIPTAAYARFDEVEAAKVYLRERGAPIVVKADGLAAGKGVTVAQTLAEAEAAVEAALSDGVFGEAGAEVVIEEVLEGEEASFFALCDGITALPLASAQDHKRAHDGDLGPNTGGMGAYSPAPLITPELAERIMAEIVQPTVAAMKAEGRQYKGVLYAGIMVAPDGTPKLLEYNVRFGDPECQVLMLRLMSDLLPALVATCDGLLQAFDLRWYERTALTVVLAAEGYPGAYDKGSEIKGLETLKGDPDLEVFHAGTRQDPDGSLRAAGGRVLNVTALGDDVAAARDKAYAAVDKIDWPGGFCRRDIGWRALKR from the coding sequence ATGAAGGTTCTGGTTGTCGGAGGCGGCGGGCGCGAACACGCGCTTTGCTGGGCGATCGCGGGCTCGCCGCTGCTCGATAAGCTCTACTGCGCACCGGGCAACGCCGGCATCGCGCAGGTTGCCGACTGCGTCGACATCGCCGTCGACGATCTGGACGCGCTGGAGGACTTCGCGAAGCTGCAGGACCTCGACCTGGTGGTGGTCGGTCCCGAGGCGCCGCTGGTCGCCGGACTCGTGAACCGGCTGGAGTCCGCCGGCATCCGGGCCTTCGGGCCGCGCAGCGAAGCGGCGGCGTTGGAGGGCTCGAAGGGCTTCATGAAGGACCTCTGCGCCCGCCACGATATTCCGACAGCGGCCTATGCGCGCTTCGACGAGGTCGAGGCGGCCAAGGTCTATCTGCGGGAACGGGGTGCGCCGATCGTGGTCAAGGCCGACGGCCTGGCCGCCGGCAAGGGCGTCACCGTCGCCCAGACTCTGGCGGAGGCCGAAGCCGCGGTCGAGGCGGCGCTCTCCGACGGCGTTTTCGGCGAGGCTGGCGCGGAAGTGGTGATCGAGGAGGTTCTGGAGGGGGAGGAAGCCAGCTTCTTCGCGCTCTGCGACGGCATCACCGCCCTTCCGCTGGCGAGCGCTCAGGATCACAAACGCGCCCATGACGGCGACCTCGGGCCGAACACCGGCGGCATGGGCGCCTACTCCCCGGCCCCCCTGATCACGCCGGAACTGGCCGAGCGGATCATGGCCGAGATCGTGCAGCCCACCGTCGCCGCCATGAAGGCCGAGGGGCGGCAGTATAAGGGGGTGCTCTACGCCGGCATCATGGTCGCCCCGGACGGCACGCCGAAGCTGCTGGAGTACAACGTGCGCTTCGGCGACCCGGAGTGCCAGGTCCTGATGCTGCGCCTGATGAGCGATCTGCTGCCCGCCCTGGTCGCCACCTGCGACGGCCTGCTGCAGGCCTTCGACCTGCGCTGGTACGAGCGGACCGCCCTGACGGTCGTGCTCGCCGCCGAAGGTTATCCCGGCGCCTACGACAAGGGCAGCGAGATCAAGGGCCTGGAGACGCTGAAGGGCGACCCGGATCTCGAAGTCTTCCACGCCGGCACGCGGCAGGATCCCGACGGCAGCCTGCGCGCCGCCGGCGGGCGGGTGCTGAACGTCACGGCCCTGGGCGACGACGTGGCCGCCGCCCGCGACAAAGCCTATGCCGCCGTCGACAAGATCGACTGGCCGGGTGGCTTCTGCCGCCGAGACATCGGATGGCGGGCGCTGAAGCGCTAG
- a CDS encoding cobalamin-binding protein: MTHSSASQDIPPYPAPKRVVSLIASSTEIICALGCGDRLVGRSHECDFPPEVTALPKLTRARLDTAASSGEIDRAVRDILTDALAVYDIEAEALRELRPDLIVTQDLCEVCAVSLSDVEAAVCDWIGTGTDLVSLKPSRLDHVWSDIRRVAESLGEPLRGEALIDHLQGRLRKLEERLSARKRPTVGCIEWLDPIMDAGNWMPEIVAAAGGRDILSKPGEHSGYLDWAQLQAADPQVLIMLPCGFDLERTRQEMATLDADPRWQALSAVQRGEVYVTDGNQFFNRPGPRLVESAELLAEILHPQIIEPKHKASAWARYMG; this comes from the coding sequence ATGACTCACTCTTCCGCGTCCCAGGACATCCCTCCTTATCCGGCCCCGAAACGCGTCGTCTCGCTGATCGCCAGTTCGACCGAAATCATCTGCGCCCTGGGCTGTGGCGACCGTCTGGTCGGCCGTAGCCATGAGTGCGACTTTCCGCCGGAGGTCACGGCCCTGCCGAAGTTGACCCGCGCGCGCCTCGATACGGCGGCATCGAGCGGTGAGATCGACCGGGCGGTGCGCGACATCCTGACCGATGCCTTGGCGGTCTACGACATCGAGGCTGAGGCTCTGCGCGAGCTGCGGCCCGACCTGATCGTGACCCAGGATCTCTGCGAGGTCTGCGCCGTCAGCCTGTCGGACGTGGAGGCCGCGGTCTGCGATTGGATCGGGACGGGGACCGACCTGGTCTCGCTCAAGCCCAGCCGGCTGGATCACGTCTGGTCCGACATCCGGCGCGTCGCCGAGTCGCTCGGCGAACCGCTGCGCGGGGAAGCCCTGATCGACCATCTGCAGGGCCGTCTGCGCAAGCTGGAGGAGCGCTTGTCCGCCCGGAAGCGGCCGACGGTCGGCTGCATCGAGTGGCTCGATCCGATCATGGACGCCGGTAACTGGATGCCCGAGATCGTGGCGGCGGCTGGTGGTCGAGATATCCTTTCCAAGCCCGGAGAACACTCCGGCTACCTGGACTGGGCCCAGCTTCAGGCGGCCGATCCGCAGGTCCTGATCATGCTGCCTTGTGGCTTCGATCTGGAGCGCACCCGGCAGGAAATGGCGACGCTGGATGCCGACCCGCGCTGGCAGGCGCTCAGCGCCGTGCAGAGGGGCGAGGTCTACGTGACCGACGGCAACCAGTTCTTCAACCGCCCCGGCCCACGCCTGGTCGAGTCGGCCGAACTGTTGGCGGAGATCCTGCACCCTCAGATCATCGAGCCGAAGCACAAGGCCAGCGCCTGGGCGCGCTATATGGGCTGA
- a CDS encoding glutathione peroxidase produces MPRIAPLFVVLLLLVSPAAQAESAHDFAFQSIEGDPLPLSDFAGKAVLLVNTASFCGFTPQYEQLQAVWEDYRARGLVVLGVPSDDFGGQEYGDNAEIKEFCDVNFGIDFPMTEKQDVKGPGAHPLYTWISGQLERNAEPRWNFHKFLIAPDGRVVEGFSTTTRPDAAPVIAAIEAVLPAD; encoded by the coding sequence ATGCCCCGAATTGCCCCGCTGTTCGTTGTCTTGCTGCTGCTGGTTTCGCCGGCGGCGCAGGCCGAGAGCGCCCATGACTTCGCTTTTCAGTCGATCGAGGGCGACCCGCTGCCCTTGAGCGATTTCGCCGGCAAGGCGGTGCTGCTGGTCAACACCGCCTCCTTCTGCGGCTTCACGCCCCAATACGAGCAGCTCCAGGCGGTCTGGGAAGACTATCGCGCGCGGGGCCTCGTGGTGCTGGGCGTCCCCTCCGACGACTTCGGCGGCCAGGAATACGGCGACAACGCCGAGATCAAGGAGTTCTGCGACGTGAACTTCGGCATCGACTTTCCCATGACCGAAAAACAGGACGTCAAGGGCCCGGGCGCTCATCCGCTCTACACCTGGATCAGCGGGCAGCTGGAGCGCAACGCGGAACCGCGCTGGAACTTCCACAAGTTCCTGATCGCCCCCGACGGCCGCGTCGTCGAGGGCTTCTCCACGACCACGCGCCCCGACGCCGCGCCGGTGATCGCCGCCATCGAAGCGGTACTGCCGGCCGACTAG
- a CDS encoding thiamine pyrophosphate-binding protein: MARSGAEILVDQLLIHGARRAYGVPGESYLAVLDALVDRPDLQFVVTRHESGAAIMAEAEGKLTGRPGLAFVTRGPGATNASAGLHIAFQDSTPMILFIGQVSRGLRGREGFQEVDYTHLLGPLTKWTAEIDDPARIPEFIARAFSVATSGRPGPVALALPEDMLVERATAPDMPAVVPTAAGVDPLDLDALEALLRQAQRPFVLVGGGGWSEAAKATLERWAAANALPVGVSFRCQDYIDNDHPSYVGHVGIGLAPDLRRRIEASDLVIALGPRLGEMTTQGYELLKAPLPDQTLVHIHPDPEELGRVYRPSLAICASPARAVEALAARPAITATVWSAETLAARAAFEAFATPGKLEGPLQLGEIFADLRRVLPPDAILCNGAGNYTSWAHRFHRWRRWRTQLAPTSGSMGYGVPAAVAAKLTHPERPVVALAGDGCFLMTGQELATAAQYDLAVVFLVLDNGMYGTIRMHQERDYPGRVSATSLNNPDFAALARSYGLEAWTVEVTEQFGPAFESALACGGPALLHLKVDPEAITPTTTLEAIRETSLASIL, from the coding sequence ATGGCGCGCAGCGGCGCCGAGATTCTGGTCGATCAACTCTTGATCCACGGTGCGCGCCGGGCCTACGGCGTGCCGGGCGAAAGCTATCTGGCGGTGCTCGACGCGCTGGTCGACCGGCCCGACCTGCAGTTCGTCGTGACCCGGCACGAGAGCGGTGCGGCGATCATGGCCGAGGCAGAGGGCAAGCTGACCGGCCGGCCCGGCCTCGCCTTCGTCACCCGCGGTCCGGGTGCCACCAACGCCAGTGCGGGTCTGCATATCGCCTTTCAGGACTCGACGCCGATGATCCTCTTCATCGGGCAGGTGTCGCGCGGTCTGCGCGGCCGCGAGGGCTTTCAGGAGGTCGACTATACCCACCTGCTCGGGCCGCTGACCAAATGGACGGCGGAGATCGACGACCCGGCCCGGATACCCGAGTTCATCGCGCGCGCCTTTTCGGTCGCGACCTCGGGCCGGCCCGGTCCGGTGGCTCTGGCGCTGCCCGAGGACATGCTGGTCGAGCGCGCGACCGCCCCCGACATGCCAGCTGTTGTACCGACCGCGGCCGGTGTCGATCCACTCGACCTCGATGCCCTGGAGGCCTTGCTGCGGCAGGCCCAGCGCCCCTTCGTGCTGGTCGGTGGCGGCGGCTGGTCGGAGGCGGCCAAGGCGACGCTGGAGCGCTGGGCCGCGGCCAACGCCTTGCCGGTGGGCGTGTCCTTCCGCTGCCAGGACTACATCGACAACGACCATCCCAGCTATGTCGGCCATGTCGGGATCGGTCTGGCGCCGGACCTGCGTCGGCGGATCGAAGCCAGCGACCTGGTGATCGCTCTCGGTCCGCGCCTGGGGGAGATGACCACGCAGGGCTACGAGCTGCTGAAGGCGCCGCTGCCGGATCAAACGCTGGTGCATATCCATCCCGATCCCGAGGAACTGGGACGTGTCTATCGCCCGAGCCTTGCGATCTGCGCGTCGCCGGCGCGGGCGGTCGAGGCGCTGGCGGCACGTCCGGCGATAACGGCCACCGTCTGGAGCGCCGAGACCCTGGCGGCGCGCGCAGCCTTCGAGGCCTTCGCGACACCCGGCAAACTCGAGGGACCGCTGCAACTGGGCGAGATCTTCGCCGACCTGCGCCGCGTCCTGCCGCCCGACGCCATCCTCTGCAACGGCGCGGGCAACTACACCTCCTGGGCCCATCGCTTTCACCGCTGGCGCCGCTGGCGGACCCAGCTGGCGCCGACCAGCGGCTCGATGGGCTACGGCGTGCCGGCTGCGGTCGCCGCCAAGCTGACCCACCCCGAGCGGCCCGTGGTGGCGCTGGCCGGCGACGGCTGTTTCCTGATGACCGGGCAGGAGCTGGCGACGGCGGCGCAGTACGACCTCGCCGTCGTCTTCCTGGTGCTGGACAACGGCATGTACGGGACCATCCGCATGCACCAGGAGCGCGACTATCCCGGTCGGGTCAGCGCGACGTCCTTGAACAATCCGGATTTCGCCGCGCTGGCCCGCAGCTACGGCCTGGAGGCCTGGACGGTCGAGGTCACGGAACAGTTCGGGCCGGCCTTCGAGTCGGCACTGGCCTGCGGCGGTCCGGCGCTGCTGCACCTGAAGGTCGATCCCGAGGCGATCACGCCGACGACCACGCTGGAGGCGATCCGCGAAACCTCCCTGGCCTCGATCCTCTAG
- the rnhA gene encoding ribonuclease HI, whose protein sequence is MSDDAGDRKVELFTDGACSGNPGPGGWGAILRWNGHERELAGGEAETTNNRMEMLAAIHGLEALKRPSAVVLTTDSQYVMKGITEWLPGWKRRGWKTAAKKPVKNQDLWERLDAALQRHRVEWKWVKGHSGHDENERVDALARAQIVALRNGKV, encoded by the coding sequence GTGAGCGACGACGCGGGCGATCGGAAGGTCGAACTCTTCACCGATGGGGCCTGCTCCGGAAACCCCGGCCCCGGCGGTTGGGGGGCGATCCTGCGCTGGAACGGTCATGAGCGTGAACTCGCGGGCGGCGAGGCGGAGACCACCAACAACCGCATGGAGATGCTGGCCGCAATCCACGGCCTGGAGGCACTCAAGCGGCCGAGCGCGGTGGTGCTGACCACCGATAGCCAGTATGTCATGAAGGGCATCACGGAGTGGTTGCCCGGGTGGAAGCGGCGTGGTTGGAAGACCGCCGCCAAGAAGCCGGTCAAGAACCAGGATCTCTGGGAGCGCCTGGATGCCGCGCTTCAGCGCCATCGGGTGGAGTGGAAATGGGTCAAAGGCCATAGCGGCCACGACGAGAACGAGCGGGTCGACGCCTTGGCGCGCGCGCAGATCGTGGCGCTGCGGAACGGCAAAGTTTAG
- a CDS encoding homoserine kinase, which yields MAVYTEVSDEELQAFLAEYDLGEVLAFKGIAEGVENSNFLLTTERGNFILTLYEKRVDPKDLPYFLGLMEHLAARGIACPLPVQARDGRALRELAGRRAVIISFLEGLWPRRIHPEHCRELGAALARLHIAGGDFALRRPNALSVEAWRPLFLSCAGRAQEVRPGLTEDLEAELAFLEANWPSDLPAGVIHADLFPDNVFFRHEKLTGLIDFYFACNDLLAYDLAICLNAWCFEPDGAFNATKARCLLRSYAGERDVSRAELEALPVLARGAAMRFLLTRLYDWLNHPPGAFVKPKDPLEYYKKLRFHAEVRGPGAYGLELA from the coding sequence CTCGGCGAGGTGCTGGCCTTCAAGGGCATCGCCGAGGGAGTCGAGAACTCCAATTTCCTGCTGACCACGGAGCGGGGCAACTTCATCCTCACGCTCTACGAGAAGCGGGTCGATCCCAAGGATCTGCCCTACTTCCTCGGTCTGATGGAGCATCTGGCCGCGCGCGGGATCGCCTGTCCTCTGCCGGTCCAGGCTCGCGACGGTCGGGCTCTGCGCGAGCTGGCCGGCCGGCGGGCGGTGATCATCTCCTTCCTGGAAGGGCTCTGGCCCCGCCGCATCCATCCGGAGCACTGCCGCGAGCTGGGGGCCGCCTTGGCGCGCCTGCACATCGCCGGCGGCGACTTCGCGCTGCGGCGGCCCAACGCACTCTCGGTCGAGGCCTGGCGGCCTCTGTTTCTGTCCTGCGCCGGCCGTGCCCAGGAGGTGCGGCCCGGCCTGACGGAGGACCTGGAGGCCGAACTGGCTTTCCTGGAGGCGAACTGGCCGTCGGACCTGCCGGCGGGGGTGATCCACGCCGACCTCTTTCCCGACAACGTCTTCTTCCGGCACGAGAAGCTGACCGGCCTGATCGACTTCTACTTCGCCTGCAACGACCTGCTGGCCTACGACCTGGCGATCTGCCTCAATGCCTGGTGTTTCGAGCCGGACGGCGCCTTCAACGCGACCAAGGCGCGCTGTCTGCTGCGCAGCTACGCCGGCGAGCGCGACGTCAGCCGGGCGGAGCTGGAGGCGCTGCCGGTGCTGGCGCGCGGCGCGGCCATGCGCTTCCTCTTGACGCGACTCTACGACTGGCTGAACCACCCGCCCGGTGCCTTCGTGAAGCCGAAGGACCCGCTGGAGTATTATAAGAAGCTCCGCTTTCATGCCGAGGTGCGCGGGCCCGGCGCCTATGGACTGGAGTTGGCGTGA